One region of Kytococcus sedentarius DSM 20547 genomic DNA includes:
- a CDS encoding ABC transporter ATP-binding protein → MRTDVPQPAALTSAWFITRAAWRNGPLAFCLSLLEPLANVLGAMSPLFVGMVVAGAIEHDASRLALGTVGLVGSMGMLSTLVLTGLTQRMHVNDRLGFEFDQRSGRQSGTTPTMDHLVDPAHRDTLQVLTERRGAMGLAFQSLVNLLNNVGSVAASLVVAFLVDPRLLLLGIGLVPALWAARKVTTWDAEGEERSAPQGRLSGHLLEARSTPASAAELRVMGARDHLARLSEEATRSWRRPVLRAERRGALLNATVSTLYLAAGGTVLWWMLQDVLAGRLGPGTVAAAIVVVSELPQQATQLLGVSFQAARSTRIGRRALWLERYAEASTHPGELPPPPGLVDGIRLEGVTFTYPGAQRPTFTGLDLHLPAGATVAVVGENGAGKSTLVNLLTGMYSLDAGRILVDGVPLTELDLEAWRARCSGAFQDHVALHTTAREAIRVGALDAPADDAVVHAALERAAATDVLRALPDGLDTPLGPEHGGVGLSGGQWQRLAIARGMMRTTPLLQVLDEPTSALDPATEHALFDGFAEAGRRSRAEGGITLLITHRFSTVSAADLVVVLHEGKVAEVGTHDELLAAGGRYAELYALQASGYR, encoded by the coding sequence ATGCGCACTGACGTCCCCCAGCCCGCCGCCCTGACCTCCGCCTGGTTCATCACCCGTGCCGCGTGGCGCAACGGACCGCTGGCCTTCTGCCTGAGCCTGCTGGAACCGCTGGCCAACGTGCTGGGGGCGATGAGCCCGCTGTTCGTCGGGATGGTCGTCGCCGGCGCCATCGAGCACGACGCCAGCCGGCTGGCGCTGGGCACCGTCGGCCTCGTCGGCTCGATGGGGATGCTCTCGACGCTGGTGCTCACCGGCCTCACCCAGCGGATGCACGTCAACGACCGGCTCGGCTTCGAGTTCGACCAGCGCAGCGGCCGCCAGTCCGGGACCACCCCGACGATGGACCACCTCGTGGACCCGGCACACCGGGACACGCTGCAGGTGCTCACCGAGCGCCGCGGCGCGATGGGGCTGGCCTTCCAGAGCCTGGTCAACCTGCTCAACAACGTCGGCTCGGTCGCCGCGAGCCTGGTCGTGGCCTTCCTCGTCGACCCCCGCCTGCTGCTGCTCGGCATCGGGCTGGTGCCGGCGCTGTGGGCGGCCCGGAAGGTCACCACCTGGGACGCCGAGGGTGAGGAGCGCTCGGCGCCGCAGGGGCGCCTCTCCGGCCACCTGCTGGAGGCCCGGAGCACCCCCGCCTCGGCCGCGGAGCTGCGGGTCATGGGGGCCCGGGACCACCTGGCACGGCTCTCGGAGGAGGCCACCCGCTCCTGGCGCCGCCCCGTCCTGCGGGCCGAGCGCCGCGGCGCGCTGCTCAACGCGACGGTCTCCACGCTGTACCTGGCCGCCGGCGGGACGGTGCTGTGGTGGATGCTGCAGGACGTCCTGGCCGGTCGCCTCGGCCCGGGGACGGTGGCGGCGGCGATCGTCGTCGTCTCCGAGCTGCCCCAGCAGGCCACCCAGCTGCTCGGGGTGAGCTTCCAGGCCGCCCGGTCGACCCGCATCGGGCGACGGGCCCTGTGGCTGGAGCGCTACGCCGAGGCCAGCACCCACCCCGGGGAGCTGCCGCCCCCGCCCGGCCTGGTCGACGGCATCCGGCTGGAGGGCGTCACGTTCACCTACCCCGGTGCGCAGCGGCCGACCTTCACCGGGCTCGACCTGCACCTGCCGGCCGGGGCCACGGTCGCCGTGGTCGGGGAGAACGGGGCGGGCAAGTCGACCCTGGTGAATCTGCTGACCGGCATGTACTCCCTCGACGCCGGACGGATCCTGGTGGACGGGGTGCCGCTGACCGAGCTGGACCTGGAGGCCTGGCGGGCCCGCTGCTCGGGGGCCTTCCAGGACCACGTGGCGCTCCACACCACGGCTCGGGAGGCCATCCGGGTGGGGGCGCTCGACGCGCCGGCGGACGACGCCGTCGTCCACGCGGCCCTGGAGCGGGCGGCGGCCACCGACGTGCTGCGGGCCCTGCCGGACGGGCTGGACACCCCGCTGGGACCGGAGCACGGCGGTGTGGGGCTCTCCGGCGGGCAGTGGCAGCGGCTGGCCATCGCCCGCGGCATGATGCGGACCACTCCCCTGCTGCAGGTCCTCGACGAGCCCACCAGCGCGCTGGACCCGGCCACCGAGCACGCGCTCTTCGACGGGTTCGCCGAGGCCGGCCGGCGCAGTCGGGCCGAGGGCGGCATCACCCTGCTCATCACGCACCGCTTCTCCACCGTCTCGGCGGCGGACCTCGTGGTGGTGCTCCACGAGGGGAAGGTGGCCGAGGTGGGT
- a CDS encoding ATP-binding cassette domain-containing protein produces the protein MPEILRREALYWKHAWRAAPGRLALAWTLALGIAAATFASIHATARLVGALERGAPTEELQHWLLVAVVAFALTPVLSALLQWAGASHQAAMTADQLHRLGALADAPHGIAHLENSDRAGALTALTADLRSQFGLTATQMSWISLGIRAQGIAALAVLVQWSPWAALVLLAGQLLLGQLFTRYIQVVQADLIEAESTERRHAGYLHGLLLDRSAGKEVRLFGLTDHLLAGHARIWRDAQQGVESRRNAAMRPALLGSLVALATIGGTVAWVARQAWVGAADAQTVMAVIMALVGISALGPLGDLSAASARARLYAGRLEELETTAGEAAPRAARRPASGAASVRLDRVSFTYPGASAPTLRELSLEIPAGQSLALVGVNGVGKSTLLKLLTGLHRPDAGAVRIDETDPGTDDAARQRVAVIFQDFARYHLSLRENVLLGAPAAREAGGEQADAAVGRALEAAASTALLDRIGSPDTPLDPGYEDGTDLSGGQWQRVALARALAAVEEGAGVLVLDEPTAALDVRVEAELFAQLLRAAGHLTTILVSHRLSSVRRAERIVVLGPEGIVEDGSHDELLAAGGEYAQMFTLQASRFAGGAPASEETPDAH, from the coding sequence ATGCCTGAGATCCTGCGCCGGGAGGCGCTCTACTGGAAGCACGCCTGGCGCGCAGCACCCGGCCGGCTGGCGCTCGCCTGGACCCTGGCCCTGGGGATCGCCGCAGCGACCTTCGCCTCCATCCACGCCACCGCCCGCCTGGTCGGGGCCCTCGAGCGTGGCGCCCCGACCGAGGAGCTGCAGCACTGGTTGCTCGTCGCCGTCGTCGCCTTCGCCCTGACCCCGGTGCTCTCGGCCCTCCTGCAGTGGGCCGGCGCCTCCCACCAGGCCGCGATGACCGCCGACCAGCTGCACCGGCTCGGTGCCCTGGCCGATGCCCCGCACGGCATCGCCCACCTGGAGAACTCCGACCGGGCCGGCGCCCTCACCGCGCTCACCGCAGACCTGCGCAGCCAGTTCGGGCTGACGGCCACCCAGATGTCGTGGATCTCGCTGGGCATCCGCGCGCAGGGCATCGCGGCACTGGCCGTCCTCGTCCAGTGGTCGCCGTGGGCGGCCCTGGTGCTGCTGGCCGGGCAGCTCCTCCTCGGCCAGCTCTTCACCCGGTACATCCAGGTGGTGCAGGCCGACCTGATCGAGGCCGAGTCCACCGAGCGCCGCCACGCCGGGTACCTCCACGGCCTGCTGCTGGACCGCTCGGCCGGCAAGGAGGTCCGCCTCTTCGGCCTCACCGACCACCTGCTGGCCGGTCACGCCCGGATCTGGCGGGACGCCCAGCAGGGGGTGGAGAGCCGTCGCAACGCGGCGATGCGGCCAGCCCTCCTCGGCAGCCTGGTCGCCCTGGCCACCATCGGCGGCACCGTGGCCTGGGTCGCCCGCCAGGCGTGGGTCGGCGCAGCGGACGCGCAGACCGTGATGGCGGTCATCATGGCTCTGGTCGGCATCTCCGCGCTGGGCCCGCTGGGGGACCTCTCGGCCGCCAGCGCCCGGGCACGGCTCTACGCCGGCCGGCTGGAGGAGCTCGAGACCACGGCGGGTGAGGCCGCCCCGCGAGCCGCGCGGCGCCCCGCGAGCGGCGCTGCCTCGGTGCGCCTCGACCGGGTCTCCTTCACCTACCCCGGGGCCAGTGCCCCCACCCTGCGCGAGCTCTCGCTGGAGATCCCCGCCGGGCAGTCCCTGGCCCTCGTGGGCGTCAACGGGGTGGGCAAGTCGACCCTGCTCAAGCTCCTCACCGGCCTGCACCGCCCCGATGCCGGGGCCGTCCGCATCGACGAGACCGACCCGGGCACCGACGACGCGGCCCGGCAGCGCGTGGCCGTGATCTTCCAGGACTTCGCCCGCTATCACCTGAGCCTGCGGGAGAACGTCCTGCTCGGGGCACCCGCCGCCCGGGAGGCCGGGGGCGAGCAGGCCGACGCCGCGGTGGGCCGCGCCCTGGAGGCCGCCGCCTCCACGGCGCTGCTGGACCGCATCGGCTCCCCGGACACCCCGCTCGACCCGGGGTACGAGGACGGCACGGACCTCTCCGGCGGGCAGTGGCAGCGGGTCGCCCTGGCCCGGGCGCTGGCCGCCGTCGAGGAGGGGGCCGGGGTGCTGGTGCTCGACGAGCCGACCGCCGCCCTCGACGTCCGGGTGGAGGCCGAGCTCTTCGCGCAGCTGCTGCGCGCCGCCGGGCACCTCACCACGATCCTCGTCAGCCACCGGCTCTCCAGCGTGCGGCGGGCCGAGCGGATCGTCGTGCTGGGGCCCGAGGGGATCGTCGAGGACGGCAGCCACGACGAGCTCCTCGCGGCCGGCGGCGAGTACGCCCAGATGTTCACCCTGCAGGCCAGCCGGTTCGCCGGTGGGGCCCCCGCTTCCGAGGAGACCCCCGATGCGCACTGA
- a CDS encoding DUF885 domain-containing protein has translation MTDVTQTTREQTAIDRIAEAHLAAEVELSPETATYLGLPGDQSRLDDHSPAGLEAAAELNRRTLAELAAATPVDEVDRVTQEAMTERLGLAVEMHEALIPHGALNVIASPLQGIRDVFDLMPTDTAEDWQTIATRLGHVPEALAGWFSSLDHAREHGVLPAQRQVRACIGQCEDIAADGGFFDAFARDARTADGAELPAELAELLTTNARLAKSAYADAGHRLGTEVLPTAVETDACGEEAYRLHSRYFLGAEIDLAETYAWGQAELARISGLMQATAEQIQPGATIKQAVAVLDADPAYQLHGKQALQEWMQGKADAVIENLGGTHFDIPEPVRRIECMIAPTETGGIYYTGPSDDFSRPGRMWWSVPKGVTEFSAWRELTTVYHEGVPGHHLQVAQTVYRKELLNSWRRLAAWTSGHGEGWALYAEWLMADLGYMDDPGNRMGLLDGQILRAARVVLDIGFHCGFEAPEELGGGQWTYDKAWTFLTNHVNMEEGFLRFELDRYLGWPGQAPSYKIGERLWLELRDTARAQAEAAGEEFDLKAFHRRALDLGGMGLDTLREAVLRGA, from the coding sequence ATGACCGACGTGACGCAGACCACCCGCGAGCAGACGGCGATCGACCGCATCGCCGAGGCCCACCTCGCCGCCGAGGTGGAGCTCAGCCCCGAGACCGCCACCTACCTCGGCCTTCCCGGGGACCAGTCCCGCCTCGACGACCACTCCCCCGCCGGCCTGGAGGCCGCGGCCGAGCTCAACCGTCGCACGCTGGCCGAGCTGGCCGCCGCGACCCCGGTCGACGAGGTGGACCGCGTGACCCAGGAGGCCATGACCGAACGCCTCGGCCTGGCCGTCGAGATGCACGAGGCCCTGATCCCGCACGGCGCACTCAACGTCATCGCCTCCCCGTTGCAGGGCATCCGCGACGTGTTCGACCTGATGCCCACCGACACCGCCGAGGACTGGCAGACCATCGCCACCCGCCTGGGGCACGTGCCCGAGGCGCTGGCCGGCTGGTTCAGCTCGCTGGACCACGCCCGTGAGCACGGGGTCCTCCCGGCCCAGCGGCAGGTGCGCGCCTGCATCGGGCAGTGCGAGGACATCGCCGCCGACGGCGGCTTCTTCGACGCCTTCGCCCGCGACGCCCGCACGGCCGATGGGGCGGAGCTCCCCGCCGAGCTCGCCGAGCTGCTCACCACCAACGCCCGCCTGGCCAAGTCCGCCTACGCCGATGCGGGGCACCGCCTGGGTACGGAGGTCCTGCCCACCGCCGTGGAGACCGACGCCTGCGGCGAGGAGGCCTACCGTCTGCACTCGCGCTACTTCCTGGGTGCGGAGATCGACCTCGCCGAGACCTACGCCTGGGGGCAGGCCGAGCTGGCCCGCATCAGCGGCCTCATGCAGGCCACGGCCGAGCAGATCCAGCCCGGGGCCACCATCAAGCAGGCCGTGGCGGTGCTGGACGCCGACCCGGCCTACCAGCTGCACGGCAAGCAGGCGCTGCAGGAGTGGATGCAGGGCAAGGCCGACGCAGTGATCGAGAACCTGGGCGGCACCCACTTCGACATTCCCGAGCCGGTCCGTCGCATCGAGTGCATGATCGCCCCCACCGAGACCGGCGGCATCTACTACACCGGCCCCAGCGACGACTTCTCCCGGCCGGGCCGCATGTGGTGGTCCGTGCCCAAGGGCGTCACCGAGTTCTCCGCCTGGCGCGAGCTGACCACCGTCTACCACGAGGGCGTTCCCGGCCACCACCTGCAGGTCGCGCAGACCGTGTACCGCAAGGAGCTGCTGAACTCCTGGCGCCGGCTGGCCGCGTGGACCTCCGGCCACGGTGAGGGCTGGGCCCTGTACGCCGAGTGGCTGATGGCCGACCTGGGGTACATGGACGACCCCGGCAACCGGATGGGGCTACTCGACGGCCAGATCCTGCGCGCCGCCCGGGTGGTGCTCGACATCGGCTTCCACTGCGGCTTCGAGGCTCCGGAGGAGCTCGGCGGCGGCCAGTGGACCTACGACAAGGCGTGGACCTTCCTCACCAACCACGTGAACATGGAGGAGGGCTTCCTCCGCTTCGAGCTCGACCGCTACCTCGGCTGGCCGGGGCAGGCACCGAGCTACAAGATCGGCGAGCGCCTGTGGCTCGAGCTGCGCGACACCGCCCGCGCCCAGGCCGAGGCCGCCGGCGAGGAGTTCGACCTCAAGGCCTTCCACCGCCGGGCGCTGGACCTCGGCGGCATGGGGCTGGACACCCTGCGCGAGGCGGTGCTGCGAGGCGCCTGA
- a CDS encoding MOSC domain-containing protein, producing the protein MDADVLSVNVARPRQDPGGADRVSGIDKRPADRIELFAPGPSYGDGSGVVGDTIGDVDHHGGAQKAVYAVAREELDHWQAELGREVADGAFGENLTTRGVDWRTVVLNQQVRVGTAVLEVSIPRSPCRTFAGWMGERGWLRRFTERGCCGSYFRVVQPGVVRPGDPLELGPAPEHGVTMEVAFAGAMGDLDASRALVAAQCLPAMYHQRHVEALARRG; encoded by the coding sequence ATGGATGCGGACGTGCTCTCGGTCAACGTGGCCCGCCCCCGGCAGGACCCCGGCGGCGCGGACCGGGTGAGCGGCATCGACAAGCGGCCGGCGGACCGCATCGAGCTGTTCGCGCCCGGGCCCTCCTACGGCGACGGGTCCGGCGTGGTGGGCGACACCATCGGGGACGTCGACCACCACGGGGGCGCGCAGAAGGCGGTGTACGCCGTGGCGCGGGAGGAGCTCGACCACTGGCAGGCCGAGCTCGGGCGGGAGGTCGCCGACGGGGCCTTCGGGGAGAACCTCACCACCCGCGGCGTGGACTGGCGGACGGTCGTGCTCAACCAGCAGGTCCGTGTGGGGACGGCGGTGCTGGAGGTGTCGATCCCGCGCTCGCCGTGCCGCACCTTCGCCGGGTGGATGGGGGAGCGCGGCTGGCTGCGGCGGTTCACCGAGCGTGGCTGCTGCGGTAGCTACTTCCGGGTGGTCCAGCCGGGCGTGGTGCGGCCCGGCGACCCGCTGGAGCTGGGACCGGCCCCGGAACACGGGGTGACCATGGAGGTGGCCTTCGCCGGGGCGATGGGGGACCTGGACGCCTCCCGGGCGCTGGTCGCGGCGCAGTGCCTGCCGGCGATGTACCACCAGCGGCACGTGGAGGCCCTGGCCCGGCGGGGCTGA
- a CDS encoding DUF3626 domain-containing protein, with product MDSRWAQAAVRHVEDRCTGEPLDRSLRITLNFHPDRWSGGEHILAALARGTYRSQFETGTSNGGLTAHPGGARWVWEQKLFGGVYDDAPAAHRPKYGALDHRRRPLGGAPRFGSAFLRLGEAVLDRATFCFPDSAWDPELVGTAQHFGLMPAVLAHERSVGEDPGSEGRDPLDGYVEAQVHGPVSLAQDVEALVLDPAYRGTEVERLAPLLGVPVEWHEGRVLTLDELERRPAYRGPEPLAVACVVARDGVLDAAVLGRAARTGDHDPQLLKYLWHHTAQWGSPRGA from the coding sequence ATGGACAGTCGGTGGGCGCAGGCGGCGGTGCGTCACGTGGAGGACAGGTGCACGGGTGAGCCGTTGGACCGCTCCCTGCGCATCACCCTGAACTTCCACCCCGACCGCTGGTCCGGGGGCGAGCACATCCTGGCGGCGCTCGCGCGGGGTACCTATCGCTCCCAGTTCGAGACGGGCACGAGCAACGGCGGGCTGACGGCCCACCCCGGGGGTGCACGCTGGGTGTGGGAGCAGAAGCTGTTCGGGGGCGTCTACGACGACGCCCCCGCCGCCCACCGCCCCAAGTACGGCGCGCTGGACCACCGGCGGCGGCCACTCGGCGGCGCGCCCAGGTTCGGCTCTGCCTTCCTCCGTCTTGGCGAGGCGGTGCTCGACCGGGCCACCTTCTGCTTCCCGGACTCGGCCTGGGACCCCGAGCTGGTCGGCACCGCGCAGCACTTCGGACTCATGCCTGCTGTCCTGGCTCACGAGCGCTCCGTCGGGGAGGACCCGGGCTCCGAAGGCCGTGACCCGCTGGACGGCTACGTGGAGGCCCAGGTGCACGGGCCGGTCTCCCTGGCGCAGGACGTCGAGGCCCTGGTGCTCGACCCCGCGTACCGCGGCACCGAGGTCGAGCGCCTCGCCCCGCTGCTCGGTGTCCCCGTCGAGTGGCACGAGGGACGGGTGCTCACCCTGGACGAGCTGGAGCGGCGACCGGCCTACCGCGGGCCGGAGCCCCTCGCCGTCGCGTGCGTCGTTGCCCGGGACGGCGTGCTCGACGCCGCGGTCCTGGGCCGGGCGGCGCGCACCGGTGACCACGACCCGCAACTGCTCAAGTACCTGTGGCACCACACCGCGCAGTGGGGGAGCCCCCGAGGCGCGTGA
- a CDS encoding acyl-CoA carboxylase epsilon subunit produces the protein MESAGPDAAQEPPGEAAFAVRGAATPEELAALTVVLSALGGGEATTPAPVGGWGGAGTGVRRTPASGPGAWRASALPR, from the coding sequence GTGGAATCGGCCGGGCCCGACGCGGCACAGGAGCCCCCGGGCGAGGCGGCGTTCGCCGTCCGGGGTGCCGCGACGCCGGAGGAGCTGGCGGCGCTGACCGTGGTGCTCTCCGCGCTGGGCGGTGGCGAGGCCACGACCCCTGCCCCGGTGGGCGGATGGGGTGGTGCGGGCACCGGCGTGCGCCGCACCCCCGCATCGGGGCCCGGCGCCTGGCGCGCCTCGGCCCTCCCCCGCTGA
- a CDS encoding acyl-CoA carboxylase subunit beta: protein MTDHGSPGSEPQIDLTTTAGRLQELERRRAEAEHAGSERAVEKQHAKGKKTARERIEEFLDEGSFVELDEFARHRSTNFGQEKNRPFGDGVITGYGTVEGRTVCVFSQDFTVFGGSLGEVFGEKIVKVMELAMKIGCPVVGINDSGGARIQEGVVALGLYAEIFRRNVHASGVIPQISLVMGPCAGGAVYSPAITDIVVMVDQTSHMFITGPDVIKTVTGEDVTFEDLGGARTHNATSGVAHYLASDEADALDYVRELMSYLPQNNLEEAPVFEAEDATGEVDEALDNLIPDSPNMPYDMLTVIESIVDDGDFLQVQELFAANIICGFGRVEGRSVGVVANQPMQFAGTLNIDASEKAARFVRMCDAFNVPVLTLVDVPGFLPGTDQEWDGIIRRGAKLLYAYAEATVPLVTVITRKAYGGAYDVMGSKHLGADINFAWPTAQIAVMGAQGAANILYRKQLAAAQAEGGDEAMEAERAKRIAEYEETLANPWIAAERGYVDAVIRPADTRAEVAKALRALRTKRETLPPKKHGNIPL, encoded by the coding sequence ATGACCGACCACGGATCGCCGGGCAGCGAGCCCCAGATCGACCTGACGACCACTGCCGGACGCCTGCAGGAGCTGGAGCGCCGCCGCGCCGAGGCCGAGCACGCTGGCTCCGAGCGCGCGGTGGAGAAGCAGCACGCCAAGGGCAAGAAGACCGCCCGCGAGCGGATCGAGGAGTTCCTCGACGAGGGGTCCTTCGTGGAGCTCGACGAGTTCGCCCGCCACCGCTCCACCAACTTCGGGCAGGAGAAGAACCGCCCCTTCGGTGACGGCGTGATCACGGGCTACGGCACCGTCGAGGGCCGCACCGTGTGCGTGTTCTCGCAGGACTTCACCGTCTTCGGCGGCTCCCTGGGCGAGGTCTTCGGCGAGAAGATCGTCAAGGTCATGGAGCTCGCGATGAAGATCGGGTGCCCCGTGGTGGGCATCAACGACTCCGGCGGCGCCCGCATCCAGGAGGGTGTGGTGGCGCTGGGGCTGTACGCGGAGATCTTCCGCCGCAACGTGCACGCCTCGGGCGTGATCCCGCAGATCTCGCTGGTGATGGGCCCCTGCGCCGGTGGCGCGGTCTACTCCCCGGCGATCACCGACATCGTGGTGATGGTCGACCAGACCAGCCACATGTTCATCACCGGACCGGACGTCATCAAGACCGTCACCGGCGAGGACGTGACCTTCGAGGACCTCGGCGGTGCGCGCACCCACAACGCGACCTCCGGCGTGGCCCACTACCTCGCCAGCGACGAGGCCGACGCCCTGGACTACGTGCGCGAGCTGATGAGCTACCTGCCGCAGAACAACCTCGAGGAGGCGCCGGTCTTCGAGGCCGAGGACGCCACCGGCGAGGTCGACGAGGCGCTGGACAACCTCATCCCGGACTCGCCGAACATGCCCTACGACATGCTCACCGTCATCGAGTCGATCGTGGACGACGGCGACTTCCTGCAGGTGCAGGAGCTGTTCGCGGCCAACATCATCTGTGGCTTCGGCCGCGTGGAGGGCCGCTCGGTGGGCGTCGTGGCCAACCAGCCGATGCAGTTCGCCGGCACCCTGAACATCGACGCCAGCGAGAAGGCCGCCCGCTTCGTGCGCATGTGCGACGCGTTCAACGTGCCGGTGCTGACGCTGGTGGACGTGCCCGGCTTCCTGCCCGGCACCGACCAGGAGTGGGACGGCATCATCCGCCGCGGGGCCAAGCTGCTCTACGCGTACGCCGAGGCCACCGTCCCGCTGGTCACCGTCATCACCCGCAAGGCCTACGGCGGCGCGTACGACGTGATGGGCTCCAAGCACCTGGGCGCCGACATCAACTTCGCGTGGCCCACGGCGCAGATCGCCGTGATGGGCGCGCAGGGCGCGGCCAACATCCTGTACCGCAAGCAGCTCGCGGCCGCGCAGGCCGAGGGCGGCGACGAGGCGATGGAGGCCGAGCGCGCCAAGCGCATCGCCGAGTACGAGGAGACCCTGGCGAACCCGTGGATCGCGGCCGAGCGCGGCTACGTCGACGCGGTGATCCGTCCGGCCGACACGCGGGCCGAGGTGGCCAAGGCGCTGCGGGCCCTGCGCACCAAGCGCGAGACGCTGCCGCCCAAGAAGCACGGGAACATCCCGCTGTGA
- a CDS encoding biotin--[acetyl-CoA-carboxylase] ligase yields the protein MTHLSSADHSRPPVSLEDHHSHPLDVAAVRRGLRALADARRGAGDRAGADAGAPLDAVGAALLALADGFDHHAELPSTQPLAAASGRAWQVVSTDHQTAGRGRMGRGWENPAASGIAMSVVLPLEEGTDAVGAALAASRTPQWGQVPLCVGAAVHDALAALGVATGVKWPNDVLSRTTGRKLAGILCQVGDRGHSIVAGIGLNVWDASALVAAGSARERYGSVQAEVLAAGGGEAAVPPDLRERTAVEVLHALAVWHCAWRAEGVAPAGSPGPSLVERLEAVSLTVGQEVDLHLPDGAVQRGEAVGLAESGAVLVRVALAGQGGGAGEVREYRAADVVHLRPAGRYP from the coding sequence GTGACCCACCTCTCGTCTGCCGACCACAGCCGGCCGCCCGTGTCCTTGGAGGACCACCACAGCCACCCCTTGGACGTGGCCGCCGTCCGCCGCGGGTTGCGCGCCCTGGCGGATGCCCGACGGGGGGCCGGGGACCGTGCCGGGGCCGATGCGGGGGCGCCCCTCGATGCGGTGGGCGCGGCCCTGCTGGCGCTCGCCGACGGGTTCGACCACCACGCCGAGCTGCCGAGCACCCAGCCCTTGGCCGCGGCCTCGGGTCGCGCGTGGCAGGTCGTCTCCACCGACCACCAGACCGCGGGCAGGGGGCGCATGGGCCGCGGCTGGGAGAACCCCGCGGCCTCCGGCATCGCGATGTCGGTCGTCCTCCCGCTGGAGGAGGGGACCGATGCGGTGGGCGCGGCGCTGGCGGCCAGCCGCACCCCCCAGTGGGGTCAGGTGCCGCTGTGCGTGGGTGCAGCCGTCCACGACGCCCTGGCCGCCCTGGGCGTGGCCACCGGGGTGAAGTGGCCCAACGACGTGCTCTCGCGGACCACGGGCCGCAAGCTGGCCGGCATCCTGTGCCAGGTGGGGGACCGGGGGCACAGCATCGTGGCCGGCATCGGGCTCAACGTGTGGGACGCCTCCGCGCTCGTGGCCGCCGGCTCCGCGCGGGAGCGCTACGGGTCGGTGCAGGCCGAGGTGCTGGCAGCGGGTGGTGGGGAGGCCGCCGTCCCGCCCGACCTGCGCGAGCGCACGGCGGTGGAGGTGTTGCACGCCCTGGCGGTCTGGCACTGCGCCTGGCGGGCCGAGGGGGTGGCCCCGGCAGGCTCCCCGGGGCCGTCGCTGGTCGAGCGGCTGGAGGCGGTGAGCCTGACCGTCGGCCAGGAGGTGGACCTGCACCTCCCGGACGGCGCGGTGCAGCGCGGCGAGGCGGTGGGGCTGGCCGAGTCCGGCGCGGTGCTGGTCCGGGTGGCTCTTGCCGGGCAGGGCGGGGGTGCGGGCGAGGTGCGCGAGTACCGCGCGGCCGACGTCGTCCACCTCCGGCCCGCGGGGCGTTACCCGTGA